A region from the Cannabis sativa cultivar Pink pepper isolate KNU-18-1 chromosome 9, ASM2916894v1, whole genome shotgun sequence genome encodes:
- the LOC133031367 gene encoding uncharacterized protein LOC133031367, translating to MKILSWNACGLGNPSAFRQLRLLVTEQTPHVLFIMETKLDCNVVTRYRQALRFSNGLEVPRVGLSGGLLLLWKDNVDVTLLNYNLNIFDCYIKSDNGQSWHFSAFYGTPETHKRIHTWTLLERCKDVAPLMPWLVIGDFNEILSNDNKLGGALRNEQQMDKFKSVLDTCYLYEQPFEGDPFTWIKGRHNVNTIKERLDWCFINDQWQNSFQPIITKHLDYYNSDHRAISVEVLPLDTRKNEIKKLSRFRFEKMWLSDTAATDIIQQYWKKDLPVAQHEIR from the exons ATGAAAATTCTAAGCTGGAATGCGTGTGGTTTGGGGAATCCTAGCGCATTCAGACAACTTCGTTTGCTTGTAACTGAGCAAACTCCtcatgttttatttattatggaaactaaattagattgtaatgTAGTTACTCGTTATCGTCAAGCTTTACGTTTTTCTAATGGTCTAGAAGTTCCTAGGGTCGGGTTAAGTGGGGGTTTACTTTTGTTATGGAAAGACAATGTTGATGTAACTCTTCTTAATTATAATCTAAATATTTTTGACTGCTACATAAAGTCTGATAATGGCCAATCTTGGCACTTCTCTGCCTTCTATGGCACACCTGAAACTCACAAACGAATTCATACCTGGACACTGCTAGAGAGATGCAAGGATGTTGCACCCTTGATGCCTTGGCTCGTGATTGGGGATTTTAATGAAATACTTTCTAACGACAACAAACTTGGTGGGGCTTTACGGAATGAGCAACAAATGGACAAGTTTAAATCAGTATTGGATACTTGTTATCTTTATGAACAACCTTTCGAAGGAGACCCATTCACTTGGATTAAAGGGCGCCACAATGTAAATACTATCAAAGAACGACTTGATTGGTGCTTCATTAATGACCAATGGCAAAACAGTTTCCAACCGATTATAACAAAGCACTTGGACTACTACAATTCAGACCATCGAGCCATTTCAGTTGAAGTACTCCCTTTGGATACTCGaaagaatgaaattaaaaagCTATCAAGATTCAGGTTCGAAAAAATGTGGCTGTCCGACACAGCAGCAACTGATATCATTCAGCAATATTGGAAGAAGGATCTGCCAG TGGCACAACATGAAATACggtaa